Proteins from a single region of Clupea harengus chromosome 5, Ch_v2.0.2, whole genome shotgun sequence:
- the LOC105907225 gene encoding insulin-like growth factor-binding protein 5: MPLFPNLLTLLVILPLAVPATWALVPRHGVRRTCPTCRDAKGRSTTPSERPGEESAAAATLGQGEPCGVYTPSCARGLRCNPPPGNPNPLQALLQGRGVCSNLKSSTAGNPQTTASQPSTPSEDYEKGPCRKEQNVILHGLVLTIFQSDQVIYIPNCDRRGFYRKKQCKSSRGLQRGQCWCVSEIGAEMPSRTAEDGTVSCEGV, translated from the exons ATGCCTCTGTTTCCCAACCTCCTGACCCTCCTGGTGATCCTGCCCCTCGCGGTGCCAGCCACCTGGGCACTCGTGCCCCGCCACGGGGTTCGCAGGACCTGCCCCACCTGCAGGGATGCCAAGGGCCGGAGCACCACGCCGTCGGAGCGCCCAGGGGAGGAGAGCGCGGCGGCAGCGACGCTGGGGCAGGGGGAGCCGTGTGGGGTCTACACCCCGAGCTGCGCCAGGGGGCTGCGCTGCAACCCCCCGCCGGGCAACCCCAACCCGCTCCAAgccctgctccagggcaggggGGTCTGCAGCAACCTCAAGAGCTCCACCGCAGGGAACCCACAGACCACAG ccTCCCAACCATCTACACCCAGTGAGGACTATGAAAAG GGTCCCTGCCGTAAAGAACAAAATGTAATCCTCCATGGTCTGGTGCTAACGATCTTCCAGTCTGATCAGGTCATTTACATCCCAAACTGTGACAGGAGAGGTTTCTACAGAAAGAAGCAG TGTAAGTCCTCAAGGGGACTGCAGCGTGGccagtgctggtgtgtgagtgaaatcGGAGCAGAGATGCCGTCAAGAACGGCTGAGGATGGCACTGTttcctgtgagggtgtgtga